Within the Gloeobacter kilaueensis JS1 genome, the region GTGATTCTCTATCAGCCTGCAGAATTGCTTGAGAGCGGTCTGCATTCGTGATGATTGTACAACTAAAGTAGAGAATACATCTTCAAATGTAATTGGCTTGGTAGCTCCAAAGCCTTTCAGATAAATTAGATCTTCACAGACAATTTTTTTAGAGGGCACTTCTGTCTCTTTTGGAACCGGCTCAATAAATCCATGGTCCGACATATAATATCCTTTAATAACATCACGTTGAATTACGGGTCTTACTCCCAATTGTAGTTTCGGAGGTATTCGATGCTGTCTTAAAGTGCGGTAATTGCCCATGAGTTCAGCATGATATTCATCATTAATATGGTGGATTGCCTTGAGCAATTCTTCTCCTGCAGACCATCTTTTGCATTTAAACACTTTCGCTAAAAAATTAACATCTATTTTTCTATTATTTAGAGACACATTGCCGAAGATTTTCTCAAGTTTTGGTGCATCAGTGTGAGAGCTTGTTTATAAAGATAGGAAGGAGCTATAGTCTACGCAGATAATTACCCTGTGCCGATGTCTCGCAAGCCCTATCCAACCGATCTCACTGACCAAGAGTGGAACTGCATTGCTCCGCTGTTGCCAGCCGCGAAGTTTGGCGGCCACCCGCGCACGACCGACTTGCGCGAGGTGCTCAACGCCATCTTCTACCTCAACCGCACCGGTTGCCAATGGCGGATGTTGCCCAGTGAGTTCCCGGCCTGGCAGACGGTCTACGCTTACTTTGCCCGCTGGAGAAATAAAGGCGTCTGGGAGGCGATCAACCGCACTCTCAGGCAGCGGGTGCGCCTGCAGGCCGGGCGGGAGGCGGACCCCAGCTTGGCCTTACTCGACAGCCAGTCAGTCAAGAGCACAGAAAAAGGGGCTTCGAGACGGGCTACGACGGCAACAAAAAGCTCAAGGGCCGCAAGCGCCATATCGCCGTAGACAGCCTTGGCTTGCTCCTGTTTGTCTTTGTGCATGCGGCCAACATCCATGACAGCCAGGGAGCAGTGGGGGTGCTGATGGGCATGAAAGACCAGCAACCGCGCCTTTTGACGGTGATGGCTGACCAGGGTTATCAGGGACCTTTAGGTGAGGCAATCGAGCGGGTCTGTGGCTGGAAGGTACAAATCGTCGAAAAGCAGGGCAAGGGTTTTGTGGTGCAGCGCCAGCGATGGGTGGTGGAACGAACGTTTGGTTGGCTAGGTCGCTGTCGTCGTTTGAGTAAAGATTATGAGCAATGGCCGGAGACGCATGAAGCGATGGTGTACGTGTCGATGATCCGACTGATGCTCAAGCGCTTGCACCCACCAAAATCTGAAGCGACTTTATAAACAAGCTCTGAAAAACATCTGCATAACAAGCATGAACTGCACAGTAGATGAAGCGTTGCTTAATTTCATAGGGCTGATGCAAGCAAAAGTATAGGGGAAGCCATGTAAATTCTCTATTAATATAGTATTTATCAATGACCTCTGAAAAAGATTTCAAAACCTTCTGCCATATTTGCTGCACATGAATATAATAGTTGAAGTCATTAATTTCATCTACTAGTGTTTCCAGATAGCTTTCTACAGATATTACATAATCGTTATTAGGATGTTGTTCAAGGGGTGACAGAGTAAGCTACGTTCGGCCCAGTATCAGCTTTGCAGCTTCCATGCCTCGTCGATAGTACTTGACTTTACTCGGGCAGGCCACTACCAATTCCTCCAACAATTCCCACCACTGCTCCACCTGCTGCGCCCACACCTGAGCGTACTGACCCAGGCGGAAGCTACTATGACGAGCCAGTTCTCGCTGGTTTTCCTGCGGACGACCCCCATACTTATCCAGTCTTTTCTTTCGCAGTTCCAGACCCTTGAGCATCGCCATGCTCCAGGCAATCGCGGCAAGCAACAGCACCCGCATCATCCTCTCAAAACTCACCCGTACTCCCTCCAGATGGTATCCGCCAGACTTCACATCCTTGTGCCATACCTCGATGCCCCAGCGCTCTTTGTAGGCATCAATCGCTTTTTGCAGACTGGGTAAATTCGTCAAGATGTACCAGCCTTCTGCTGGACGCATGTTCCGCACTTGCTCGGCGTAATGACAGGCAATATTGAAACGAGCAAACCCCTTCCTCATCCTGCGCTTTGTTACACGTACACCCTGGATGAACAGCGATATTCCAGGGTGCAGATTCAGCGAACTCAGGCAGACAAACTCCTTGTCCGTTTGCTGAAAGTTCGCACTGACTCGCAAGCGCAGACAAAGCTCGACGCCCCTACGGTGCAACCAGTTGGCGAGTTCGATGCTGCAAAATTCTCTGTCGGCTAAAAGCCGTAATTTGTAATTTGACAGTAGCTGGAAGACTGGCAACAGCAGCAGTTGCTGGTCTGTGAAGTCTGAGTTGCCCGTGTGCTCCAGCAATATCCAGTGCAGTGGTAGAGCATGACGCTCCCACACCAGGACGACAGACAGCACGTTGTAGTGCCACCAAGTCGTGCGGTCGATTGCCAGTTTGAGGACGTGGTGTGGGGAAAAATATTCCCTCACTAGATACAGCACTAGCGGAAACCATGCTTCGAGGATATTGAGTCGTTCCAGCAGCAGAAAACGTTGGACTGCCGTCTTGCGACTGTCAGCCTGAATCGGCAGGGGCAAAGCTTCAGACAGCTTGCCGAGGCAGAGATGTTTATGGGTCTGAAGAGTCTGAAGCAGTAGAGACAAAAGGATGTACTGTCTCTGGGTGAGGAGATGGCGAAAGAAAGTCTGGTAGAATTGAGGCAACATTTTTGTTGGCTGGACTCGGGGCAGTGTTCCGAGTCTCTTTTTTTATGTAAGCGGAGCCTGGAACGCTTGTCTAGCCTGATGCGCAGCCTACTCTGTCACCCCTTGAAAGGATGTTGAACTTCACAGGGATATCTAAGGTACTGAAGTTCGGCTAATCTTTCAACTTCCTGGTTTAAGGAAATCTCCTGGTATTTCTCATAAGCCCTTTTTAATAGATCGACGTGTCTGATATACTGGTCGTGGTCTTCCATTGTTTGTTCGAAAGCTACTTAGCATTTCATCCTAACTCACTTTTAGTAGCCTTCGTGCTGTGCCTTTATGTCGGTTTCAACGCCAACTGGTGAGCGCAAGATTATTTTCATTTGTCTCTCCGCCGTGTTTCTCAGCAACTACATGATCGATTTCATGGGAGAAGAATGATGCCCCAGTGGGTAACTGGCAGTACTCACAGCGTTCTTCTGCCCTGGCTTTGACCGAGCGGCGCAGAGCTGCTGAGATGTATGTACCGCTCAAGCGGCGCTTTGCAGGAAACGCAGACTGCCTGCTTTTAGCATCACCATCAAGTGTTCAATGCGTTCATACTCCTGCAACTCTTGAACGTCTTTGCTCGACAGCTCACCGTTACGGCTGCGCTCAAGCAGGACTTTCAGGCGTTCTTGCATTGCAGGGTCTGGCCGGAACGCCACCACCTGCTCATGGGTTGGGTTGCTCGCCAGAAACTCTAGAATGTGTCGGTAGATATGCCCCGGAACTTCAGGCTGGCGGATAGCCTGCGCCACCAGTTCGGAGAGGCGATCCTCTACCTGGGCGACTTGTTCTGCCAGTTCATCCGGTATTTCCAGCGTAATCTTCACCGCCAGACCACCTCAAGTTCTGCTCATAGCTTACCTAACTGGAACATTTTCATGTCTGAAAAAGTTAAGCTTTTCAGAGCCTTATTGCTCTTGGGGCGATTCATCAATCACCTTTCCCGTTGGACTCTCTGGTGCTAAACCCGTGTCGGTCGGAGCATTAAAGACCACTGATCGGCGTAATCGCCATCGACTTTCTCTACCGCCGCTTCGCCCACACCGAGACGTAGTACCTCACATCAGCCATCAAGCTTTGTGCCCCATTATCAAGGCAGCGAGCGGATGCGCTGTGGCAGGAACGTCCACAGTTCTGTGCGCAACAGGTGGCCTTGATGGAGAAGCTGTTCCAGTTGCGCACGGTTTTGGGCGACGTAGTCCGGATCCTTGATGCTGTCGAGGTTGATCGCCACGTTCAGCAGGGCAGCTTCAAGCCCGCTCAGGGCAAACAGCAGAGCCACTGCCGCGTCGGAGCTGGCGTTGGGGTTGCCTTTTTGGAGCACCCGCCAGGCCAGTTGGGCCACCTCCAGGCAATGATGGGCGACGGCGAGGGGTGTGGCGGCGGCTCCCTGCAGGGCAGCCTGAATCGCGGCGGTGCGCTCCTGCTTTTCGGTGGGTGTCTGCCTGGGTCTGGCAAAGGCAAGGACCACCTGCTCGTAGGCGAGGGCGTCCTCGTCGATGGCCTGGCTCAACCGGGTTCTCAGGGCGTCAGCTTTTTCGAGCCATTCCGGTTGCTCGGTAAAATCTGGCTGGTCCTTCGTCAGGCGGGCCACCATCGCGGCCAGGGAGGCTGCCACTGCCCCGGCCAGGGCCGCCGCCGAGCCGCCGCCAGGAATCGGCTCGCTGCTCGCGAAGCGTTCGAGCAGGCCCGTGAGGGGAAGATTCGCAAGAGAATTGTCGGGCACAGAAATTACTCCTTGTCGAGCATCGCCTGTTCGAGGACGAGGCTGGGCTGCCAGTTTTCGATCTGCAGGTAGTAGGCGGCGGCCTCGATCAGGGCCGCCTGGGGAACGAGGCCGACGATCTCAGCGCCCGTTACCTGCACGCCGTAGCGCCGCGCCTCGATCTTGACCAGCTCTTGAATGCGATGGATGGGCGTCTTTTCGTAGTTGAGCAGGTTCATCGAGACCTGGGCCTGGTTGCGCTCGGCCAGAAAGACTCCCATCGCCTGGATATTGGCGAGGCCGCCGGAGCTGGCGCGCACGGCCCTGGCGATGGCGTTGGCAATTTTAAGATCGCCTGTCGAGAGCTGCAGGTTGTAGGCGATCAAGAAAAAGCGCGCCCCGATCGCACTTGCCCCGGCAGTCGGGTGGGGATGGGCAGGACCAAAGTCCGGCTGCCACTCGGGTTGGGCCAGTTTGGCTTCCAGGTTCTCAAATTCGCCCTTGCGGATTTCGGAGAGCACGCGGCGGTTGGGAGCACTGGCCGCTTCGGCGTAGAGGAAGACGGGCACATCGAACTGGCGGGCAATTTCTTCTGCCGTGCTTCTGGCCAGGGCGACGCAATCGGCCATCGTCGCCTGGCGAATCGGGATAAACGGCACGACATCGACTGCCCCCATGCGCGGATGGCTGCCCTGGTGCCGGCGCAGGTCGATGTGTTCGAGGGCCAGGCTGTAAAGCCTGACAACCGCCTGCTGCAGCCCTTCGGCGGAACCCACCAGGGTAAAGACCGAACGGTTGTGGTCGAGGTCGCTGGAGCTGTCGAGCAGAACCACCCCCGGCACCTGGGAAAGCTCACGGCTAAACTGCTCGATTACCTCCGCTCGGCGGCCTTCGCTGATGTTAGGAACGCACTCGATTAGCTGGGACATGGCGACGAACCGTTTGAAGAATAGAGAATCTGGCCGCGCTTGAGGACGGTGCGCACGAGGCTGGTGCCCATGTGGTAGGGGATGAGGCGATAGTCGTCGGCATCCCAGATGACCAGATCTGCCTGCTTGCCCACTTCGAGGCTCCCCAGCCGCTCCCCCAGGCCAACAGCGTAAGCGCCGTTTATCGTCGCGGCGACCAGGGCCTCGGCGGCGGTGAGACGGCACTGGCTCACAGCAAACGACATGACGAGCGCCAGCGATTCGCAGTAGCAGGAGCCGGGGTTGAAGTCGGTGCCCAAAGCCAGCGGCACCCCAAGCTCGATCATCCGCCGGGCCGGAGCCTGAGTCTTAAGACCCAAAAAGACGGCTGTTCCTGGCAGGAGGACGGCGATCACACCGGCGGCGGCCATCTGAACCAGCCCCACCTCCGAAGCGCAGTGCAGGTGATCGGCGCTGATCGCCCCGACGCGGGCCGCCAAACTTGCCCCGCCCGTGTCGTGCAACTCGTCGGCATGGACGCGGGGGCGCAGGCTGTGGGCCATCCCTGTGCGCAGGATGCGCTCCGACTGCTCGGGTGTGAAGACCCCAGCTTCGCAAAAAACATCGCAGAAACGGGCCAACCCCCGGCGGGCCACTTCTGGGATCGCCGCCTCGCAGAGCCATTCGACGTAGGACTCGGGATCTGCGCCGGAAGGAACGGCGTGGGCACCCAGAAAAGTCGGGGCGATATCGAGGGGCTGGCCGTCCAGCTCCATAAGAACCGCCAGCTGTCGGCACTCGGTCTCAAGATCGAGGCCATAACCGCTTTTCGCCTCCAGCGCCGTCGTCCCAAAGCGCGCCATCGAGCCGAGGTGCCTGCGGGCAGTGGCCAGAAGTTGTGCCGCATCCGCCGCTCGGGTGCGACGAACGGTGTCGTAGATGCCGCCCCCGGCTGCCAGGATCTGCCCATAGGTGGCACCCTGGGCGCGCAGGTCAAATTCTGCCACGCGCGTACCGGCGAAGACCAGATGGGTGTGGCTGTCCACCAATCCCGGCGTCACCACCAGACCCGCTGCGTCGATCTGGATTGTCCGCCCATCGAGCGGCAATTTGCGAAGCAGCTCTTCGGTGGAACCCACAGCGACGATCCGGCCCTCGCTCACCGCCACTGCCCCGTCTTCGATGATCGAAAGTTCCGACTGGAGAAGGCCGGCGCGCGGAGCAGCCGGACCAGCCAGGCTGACCAGTTGACGGGCGTTGCGCACCAGCAGATCGACGGGCATCTAACTTTCTCGCATCGGCAATCGGAGCCCGTGGGCGTCGGCGTTGGCCACCGCCTCCGGATAACCGGCGTCGGCGTGGCGGAGGATGCCCGTGGCCGGGTCGCTCGTGAGCACGCGCTCCAGCCTCTGGGCCGCCTCAGGGGTGCCGTCGGCGACGATCACCATGCCGCTGTGCTGGGAGTAACCGATGCCCACGCCGCCGCCGTGGTGGACGCTCACCCAGGAAGCGCCGCCCACGGCGTTGATGAGGGCGTTTAAGAACACCCAGTCGGAGATCGCATCGGAGCCGTCGAGCATCTTCTCCGTCTCCCGGTTCGGCGAGGCGACCGAACCGCAGTCGAGGTGATCGCGGCCAATCACGATCGGCGCGCTGACTTCGCCGGTCGCCACCAGGTCGTTGATTCTGCCCCCCAATCGGGCGCGCTGGCCGTAGCCCAGCCAGGCGATGCGGGCGGGCAGCCCCTGGAAGTGGACGTGCTTTGCTGCCAGATCGATCCAGCGGCAGAGGGGGGCATCGTCGGCAAATTCGGTGAGGATGAGCTGGTCGATGCGGGCGATGTCAGCTGGATCGCCCGAGAGGGCCACCCAGCGAAACGGTCCCTTGCCCGCGCAAAAAAGTGGCCGGATGTAGGCGGGCACAAAGCCGGGATAGCTGAAGGCGTCGGCGACGCCGTGATCGAAGGCGAGCTGGCGCAGGTTGTTGCCGTAGTCGAAGGCCACCGCCCCCCGTTTTTGCAACTCGACGATCGCCCGGACGTGGGCGGCAGCCGAGGCGTAGACCTGCTCCAGGTAGGCGTCTTTGTCGGCTGCTCTGGCGCGGGCTGCTTCCTCGACGCTGTAGCCCACCGGAATATATCCCACCAGCGGATCGTGGGCAGACGTCTGATCGGTGAGCACGTCCGGCACCACGCCCATCTCTACGAGGGCGGGCACGATCTGGGCGGCATTGCCCAATAGACCGATCGACAGTGCTTCGCCCGCCTGCTGGGCACCCTGGGCCAGGGCGAGCGCCTCTTCGAGCGAATCGGCAGCCCGGTCGCAGTAACCCTGCTCGATGCGCCGCTGGATGCGGGTCGGATCGACTTCGATCGCGATCATCGCTCCGCCGTTCAGCTTGACCGCCAGCGGCTGGGCACCGCCCATGCCCCCCAGCCCGGCGCTCACCACCAGCCGCCCCCGCAGCGTGCCGCCGAAGTGCCGCCGCGCCACCGCCGCAAAAGTCTCGTAGGTTCCCTGCAAAATGCCCTGGGTGCCGATGTAGATCCAGCTTCCGGCGGTCATCTGGCCAAACATCGTGAGCCCCTCGGCTTCCAGCTTGCGGAAGGTTTCCCAGTTGGCCCAGGCCGGTACGAGATTCGAGTTGGCGATGAGCACCCTGGGCGCGTCCGGGTGGGAGCGCAGCACCCCCACTGGCCTGCCGGACTGGACGAGCAGCGTCTCATCCGCTTCCAGCGTCAGCAGCGTGCGGACGATCGCCCGCAAACTTGGCCAGTCGCGGGCCGCCCGCCCTGAACCGCCGTAGACGACAAGTTTTTCTGGGTGTTCGGCCACCTCCGGGTCGAGGTTGTTGAGCAGCATCCGCAGGGCCGCCTCCTGTACCCAGCCCCGGCAGCGCAAGGCTGTACCGTGCGGTGCGCGCAGCGAGACAGGCCCACTCGCTGTGAGCAGTTGATCGATGCCTGATCGATCGACCGGGATGGTGGAGACCATGACGCCCTTCCTTTTATCGCCCGCTCGAACGGGCAATATTCGCGTCCAGTATGGCACCGGCCCCCACCCACCAGCCAGAACGTATACCCCAGTCCAGGCAAGCCTTTCATCGAGTGAGACTTTCGATGGCCCAAATGTCTCCAAAAAGGCAGAAAAATGTTTGCAGGCGGATAAATTGAGGCAAAATCAAGTCAAAGCCGCGCTCCTACCGCATCCGATGTTGCAAGACCCTAAGACCATCCGCTACTACCAGCGCCTGTCCGACACCCTGGTAGAACTGTGGCGTCGCCGCTACCGCAACGAAGAGTTGCGCCTCTTTGCCGAGGGGTTCATTACCGCCCTGCGCTACAGCCAGGAACTCGATCCCGCCCAGATCCTCCGGCTCGAACAGGAAATCTTGAGCTTTATGGCAAGTCCCGAAAACTTCGAGCCGCCGGACTTTTTACCCCAGCCCGAGCGGGAGCGCAACTGAAACAGGCGCTATGGGCGCTTGAACATACCGAAAATGGTGGCAAGACCACGGCTTTTGGTCGCGGCGGGATCTTTAAAATCGACGAGTAGAACCACGCGGGTGCGGTCGCTGCGGTTCCAGGCTTCGTGCTCGGTCGTATCGTCGAAGACCATGCTGCCCCCCTCGCGCAGCGAGCGCTGCTCGGGACCGACCCGCAGAGTGCAACCTTCTGGAACGATGAGCCCCAGGTGATAGCGGAGCAGCCCAGCCGGTTCACCCCGGTGGGGCCGGACGTGGGTACCCGGTGCCAGCGAGGAGAAGACCGCCGTTGCCATACCGGGGATCTGCTGGACCAGCCGCGCCGTCTCGGGGCAGAGCTTGCAGTTTTTGCCCAGGGCGACGCCGTAGGTGTAGAGCGCAAAGATGTTCCAGCCTTCGCCGTAGTACTGCTTTTCGGGCCAGGCAAAAAAATGTTCGCCCCCGAGCTGGTCCAGTTCCTGGCGAATCGTCCGCCAGTTGGCCTCCAGCATTGCGATAAAAGGATAGTCCGCTTCTTTGAGAAACATCTTTTCGTTCAGTCCTTGACGATGCCCAGCTTGAGGAGCGCACAGCGAATCGACTTGGGGACGATCATCAGCAGCGCCCCGACCCCGGTACCCAGGGCGCGCAGCAGCGCTACCGGGCTGTCGAGCCGCCCGACCATCTGCCAGACAAACACCAGCCAGTCGCGGCCCTTTTTTACTTCTCCCCAGAAGGTGATCCGCTCCTCGGGCACACTCTGAGTGCCCTGCGCCAGGTTGCCGGTGGACTTCATCGCTGTGCTTCCCTCTTTGTCCCGGCGATTTTACCACTTCGCAGCCGGCGGTTGCGTCGGGATGGATCAGAGCACAGCAGCGAGAATCGCCCGGTAAAAGTTTTCCTCAAAGACCGCCAGATCGAACTGCTGCAGGACGCGGGCTCTGTTGCGGGCGATCTGCGCCCCGTTGTCCGCCTCGATCGTGCGTAGCAGCGTGCGCACAAACTCGTCGCCATCGCCGCAGGCAAACAGCCACTGCTCAGGCAAAATCTCGGCCATCGCGTCGATCGCCGAGGCGACGACGGGCAGACCGTGGCCCATCGCTTCGAGCATGACGAGGGGAAGCCCTTCGAGAAAAGAAGGCATGACGACAAGATCGAGGGCGGAGTAAATTTTTGCCGGTTCGTCCGACCAGGGACGCAGATAGACCAGATCCGCAAGGCCGTTGCGCTCGATCAACTGCTGCAACTTCCCGCTGTCCGGGCCATCGCCCACCAGCAAAAACCGAATATTGTCGAAGCGGTGGCGATGGGCAGCGACAGATTCCACCAGAAAGTCCTGGCCCTTCTGGGCAAAAAGAATCCGACCTATCAGGCCCACCCAGTAGCAATCCTGGGCCAGACCGAGCTGCGTGCGCGCCTGATATCTGTCCAATCGCACCAGCGCCTTTGTGTCGATGCCGTTGGGTACAACCGCGATCCCCGTGCGCACCCCCTTTAGCTGCAGGCGCTTTTGGGTCACCCCGTCCGGCACGATGTAGTGCTCGGGCAACCTGTAAAAAAACTGCCCGACCGCATCGACGAGGGCACTGGCGATTTTGCTGCGACCGCGCTTGATCTGGGCCATGTCGTGGGCGAGGGGCAGGTAGCTGATAAGCCGCTCACCGCTCAGCCGGGCGGCGAGCAGGCCGAGCATGCACTGCTCGATGCGGCCCTGGGCAACGACGATTAGATCCGCTTTTAAGGCTCTCATCTGCTTTTGCAGCAGCGGCACCCGCCAGAGCGACAACAGATTGGCGACAAACGTCGTGGATCGAAACGAACTGGGATAGAGCCGAACCTTCGAGCCTTTTAATTCTCTGGCCAGCCGCTCGTTTGCGCGGTTATAAACAAAACTGACCTTGCAATTGCTCTTGGTGGCCAGATAGGTTGCCGCTCGCACCGTCATCGCCTGATGCCCGCCGTAAAAGCCGATGTCGTCGTAGAACAGAATATGAGCGATCGACATAGATATCAGCCAATTTTTCTAAGATAAAAACAGGCAGAATCTCCTAAGCCAAGCTTATTCAGTTCTGCCGCCCGCTTTCTAAAGTCGTTAATCTGCTCTTTAGAAAAAATCGACCGTTCAGGATTTTCTTGATAAGAGTTGGATGCGGTCAGCGGTATATCTCTCAAGTATTGTTCACTTCCCCAGAACTGAAAATCAGTTGAATCATAAGTAACCTGCATCAGATCAAATCCACTTACAGCCGCAAGCTGCTCTATACTCTTTTGGGTGTGCAAGTAGAGATGGCGGGGCGCGTCGAGCTGGACCCACTTCTCTCGATAGTGTTGCCAGGCATAGGAAGAAGCAACTGGAATCCGCAACAGAAGAAACTGGTCTTTCTCAAGAATGCGATGAACTTGCTTGAGGACAGTCTGTTGCTCTGGCATGTGCTCAAAGGAGTGATTGAACATCACAAAATCAAATGGCTCGGTCACTGACGAGAGTTGTTTTTTGTAAATTCTTAAACCACTTCGATAGACTCTGTCGCCATCGATAAAGGGATCGATGCCTGTTAGATTGCGAAATCCAGACTTATACAGACCAAACAGCAATTGGCCGTTTCCACAACCGACATCCAGAATTTTCGAGTGAAAATCTAGAGGAAGGTTGGGTAGCCAGTGCCGGAATTCGTCGTTTCTCGCTATTCTTGACACGATATACCCCAACCAGTGCCTGCGGTTCAGGTAATAGCGCACTCGTTGTTTTTTGAAGAACGCCACAGCCGGATGATCTTCGACGAATTCTGCTGGTTGTAAAGAGTAATAGCCGCCAGAATAATATCTGGATAGATCCTGAGGAATATCTGCTAATTGTAAGCAGCCGCAACCACCGCATTCAAAATAATCGAATTCTTCTCGCATTCCATACATCATTTCTTTTGCTGCGAAAGTGGCTGCACAGTCTTCGCTGCCACATATTCTGCAAACGTTTTTGGTCATGATCGGTTCAAGCCTCTATATTCGGGCAATCATACCGATAGTGCTGACCAGGCCATGTCTGAAGAAGCGATTCCGTACCAGTTTCACCCGTTTACCCCAGAAATTTTCTTCCACTAAAGAAACAAAATCCTCGATGATCCGGAGCGTGGGCACGTTCAATCGCGTCCGATAACAGTCCAGGAAGGTGCGAGCGTGAACTACCGATTGTGCCGTCGCCTGTTGGAGCTGGGTGTTGTCAGAGAAGTGGAGCAGTTTTGTGAGCGCCCGCCAGGCGTTGTACTCCTCAGCACCTGCCCAGTTGTGGCCGTGCTGGCGGTACTGGCCAAGAACGGCGTCGATCGGCACTATTCGCCCAAAGATACTGGCCACCAGAACCAGCCACCAATCGTGCATCAAAGCCCCTTCGGCAATCGGCACCGCTATTTCCCGCAAGGGTCCATTGAACAACATGGCACAGCCTGGAATTGGGTTTTGCACCAGCAAACGATTGAGAGTGCAGCGACCGGGCTTGATGGCGTGGTACTTCCAGAAAGAATCACAGATGGTCTGTAACTGCGCGTCTACGACTTCTAGATCCGCATGGATTAGAAGCGGAATCTGGCCGTATTCTTGCTCGACACTCTGCATCTTTTGCAGCATCGTCTCGATCTTGTTGGCGTGCCACCAGTCGTCTTGATCGCAGAACATGGTGTATTGGTTGCTGGGAGATGCCTGCAACAGGTGGGCAAAGTTTCTGCAGGCTCCCAGCCGTTTGCCGTCACTGGCTACAACCTGGATTCTTAAATCCTGCCTGGCAAATTGCTCGATAATCTCAGGGGTACTGTCGGTCGATAGATCGTCCCGGATCCAGAGTTGCCAGTGGGGATAGGTCTGTAGTTGCAGGCTTTTGATCTGCTCGGCGATGAACTGGCTGCCGTTGTAGGTAGCCATCAAGAGCTGAACGGTTTCGGCGGTTGCCATCGCTTTATCCTGCAGGAGTAGCCGACTAATCCATCTTGAACCTGAGGGTCCGCTCGCTCACAATGCGCAGCATGGCCTGCCGCTCCTCCGGTGCCAGCAGCACCGACCACGTTACCACAATCCAGGCTGGCAAGACGATGAAAAGATATACAAGTTTGGCGATCGGGCCGATGAGAACAAAGGCTGGGATGAAGCTGAGCATCGGCACCCCGAGCAGCAAAAAGAGTTGTCTGAGCCGCTTCCACCTGCCAGGCAGGTACTTTTGGATCAGAACAAAGAGCAGCACCATATCTGCTGTGACTCTTGCAAGCCAGGCAAGAGCTGCTCCTTCGATACCAGCCTTGCTCACCAGCCAATAGAGCCCGACGAGATAGAGCGGCGCTTCTACGAAGTGCAGCCTGGCGGAAAGATCGGGTTTACCGACAGCCTGTACCAGGCACAGTGCGATCTGAGCAAGCGAGTTGAC harbors:
- a CDS encoding glycosyltransferase family 4 protein; this encodes MSIAHILFYDDIGFYGGHQAMTVRAATYLATKSNCKVSFVYNRANERLARELKGSKVRLYPSSFRSTTFVANLLSLWRVPLLQKQMRALKADLIVVAQGRIEQCMLGLLAARLSGERLISYLPLAHDMAQIKRGRSKIASALVDAVGQFFYRLPEHYIVPDGVTQKRLQLKGVRTGIAVVPNGIDTKALVRLDRYQARTQLGLAQDCYWVGLIGRILFAQKGQDFLVESVAAHRHRFDNIRFLLVGDGPDSGKLQQLIERNGLADLVYLRPWSDEPAKIYSALDLVVMPSFLEGLPLVMLEAMGHGLPVVASAIDAMAEILPEQWLFACGDGDEFVRTLLRTIEADNGAQIARNRARVLQQFDLAVFEENFYRAILAAVL
- a CDS encoding class I SAM-dependent methyltransferase encodes the protein MTKNVCRICGSEDCAATFAAKEMMYGMREEFDYFECGGCGCLQLADIPQDLSRYYSGGYYSLQPAEFVEDHPAVAFFKKQRVRYYLNRRHWLGYIVSRIARNDEFRHWLPNLPLDFHSKILDVGCGNGQLLFGLYKSGFRNLTGIDPFIDGDRVYRSGLRIYKKQLSSVTEPFDFVMFNHSFEHMPEQQTVLKQVHRILEKDQFLLLRIPVASSYAWQHYREKWVQLDAPRHLYLHTQKSIEQLAAVSGFDLMQVTYDSTDFQFWGSEQYLRDIPLTASNSYQENPERSIFSKEQINDFRKRAAELNKLGLGDSACFYLRKIG
- a CDS encoding glycosyltransferase family 2 protein is translated as MATAETVQLLMATYNGSQFIAEQIKSLQLQTYPHWQLWIRDDLSTDSTPEIIEQFARQDLRIQVVASDGKRLGACRNFAHLLQASPSNQYTMFCDQDDWWHANKIETMLQKMQSVEQEYGQIPLLIHADLEVVDAQLQTICDSFWKYHAIKPGRCTLNRLLVQNPIPGCAMLFNGPLREIAVPIAEGALMHDWWLVLVASIFGRIVPIDAVLGQYRQHGHNWAGAEEYNAWRALTKLLHFSDNTQLQQATAQSVVHARTFLDCYRTRLNVPTLRIIEDFVSLVEENFWGKRVKLVRNRFFRHGLVSTIGMIARI